A part of Onthophagus taurus isolate NC chromosome 7, IU_Otau_3.0, whole genome shotgun sequence genomic DNA contains:
- the LOC111418862 gene encoding large ribosomal subunit protein bL9m — MWKHINKLTQSLNKSRLLTPEVCLNQQLRTTFILKRRNAPYLHKKGAEPKRLKPKHYIYNLVEHLDSQKQPDLEVILTSYVEGLGDVGEKVSVRPQYGYNNLLLPGLAIYATPENTKKYLNTDLKDKRSFSSPTVEGTMTILSRMTLSVIMNKEIPWTLEPWHIRTSFRKCGYVVPEECITMPSKTIKGPNMDIENKSFYITITINNQEKVDVKCRIHHWSTGIMERLPHIHDFWKVPSEPIFPEDAEKINSVNKELEEKK; from the exons atgtggaaacatattaataaattgacCCAAAGCCTTAATAAAAGTCGTCTTTTAACACCGGAAGTTTGTTTGAATCAACAATTAAGAAcgacttttattttaaagagaagaAACGCGCCTTATCTCCATAAAAAAGGGGCAGAACCAAAACGATTAAAACCGAAACATTACATTTACAATCTTGTAGAGCATTTAGACAGTCAAAAACAACCCGATTTAGAAGTAATTTTAACCAGTTATGTTGAAGGATTAGGAGATGTTGGTGAAAAAGTTTCCGTACGTCCACAATACGGTTACAATAACCTTTTATTACCAGGTTTAGCTATTTATGCAACAcctgaaaatacaaaaaaatatctaaatacTGATTTAAAGgataaaagaagttttagtTCACCAACGGTTGAAGGA acaaTGACCATTTTATCTCGAATGACTCTTTCTGTAATAATGAATAAAGAAATCCCATGGACATTAGAACCATGGCATATAAGAACTTCATTCAGAAAATGTGGTTATGTTGTTCCAGAGGAGTGTATTACAATGCCATCAAAAACGATAAAAGGACCTAACAtggatattgaaaataaatcgttttacATTACAATTACTATAAATAACCAAGAAAAAGTTGATGTAAAATGTAGAATACATCATTGGAGTACTGGGATAATGGAACGTTTACCTCATATTCATGATTTTTGGAAAGTTCCCTCAGAGCCAATCTTTCCAGAAGAtgcagaaaaaataaattctgttAACaaagagttagaagaaaaaaaatag
- the LOC111418861 gene encoding protein FAM50 homolog encodes MAHYKGAASEAGRAMQLMKKREQQIQDIELRKKKIEEDLKLNNIENKFATHYDAVEQQLKSSTIGLVTLDEMKAKQENIVKEREKKLAQKQAEKERERQRQMEAKQAEKNKQKRQIQALSFNLEEDNDEEGDKNDDEEDEDEMTWKRKNVTEEVKVKKIKKDPTVDTSFLPDREREEEENRLREELRQEWAEQQQKLKEEEIDITFSYWDGSGHRRTVRVKKGNSVYQFLQKVLELLRREFSELKTVMADQLMYVKEDLILPHHYTFYDFIVTKARGKSGPLFTFDVHDDIRLVSDATIEKEESHAGKVLMRSWYERNKHIFPASRWEPYDPTKVYDKYTVSDKNKKQ; translated from the exons atggCTCATTATAAAGGTGCCGCAAGTGAAGCGGGAAGAGCGATgcaattaatgaaaaaaagggAACAACAAATACAAGACATTGaattgagaaagaaaaaaattgaggaAGATCTTAAGTtgaataatattgaaaataaattcgCAACACATTATGATGCCGTCGAACAACAACTTAAAAGTTCCACAATCGGTTTGGTTACTTTGGATGAAATGAAAGCGAAACAAGAAAATATAGTTAAGGAGCGTGAAAAGAAATTGGCACAAAAACAAGCGGAGAAAGAACGAGAACGGCAAAGACAAATGGAAGCGAAACAAgctgaaaaaaataaacagaaaaGACAA ATACAAGCTTTATCATTTAATTTGGAAGAAGATAACGATGAGGAAGGAGATAAGaatgatgatgaagaagaCGAAGATGAGATGACTTGGAAGCGAAAGAATGTAACTGAGGAAGTAAAAGTTAAGAAGATTAAAAAAGATCCAACTGTTGATACAAGTTTTTTACCTGACCGTGAAAGAGAGGAAGAGGAAAATAGATTACGAGAGGAACTTAGACAAGAATGGGCTGAACaacagcaaaaattaaaagaagaagaaattgatatTACTTTTAGTTATTGGGATGGTTCTGGGCACAGAAGAACTGTAAGagttaaaaaaggaaattctgtttatcaatttttacaaaaagtaTTAGAATTGTTACGAAGAGaattttctgaattaaaaacgGTTATGGCCGATCAATTGATGTATGTTAAAGaagatttaattttacctCATCATTAtactttttatgattttattgtaACTAAAGCAAGAGGTAAAAGCGGTCCGTTATTTACGTTTGATGTTCATGATGATATTCGATTAGTGAGCGATGCCACAATTGAGAAAGAGGAGTCGCATGCTGGAAAAGTATTGATGAGGAGTTGGTACGAAAGAAACAAACACATTTTTCCAGCAAGTCGTTGGGAACCTTACGATCCAACTAAagtttatgataaatatactgtttctgataaaaataaaaaacaataa
- the LOC111418863 gene encoding uncharacterized protein, with product MLTIKYFLVTYFFVLNPVYGGFEDKVAELEKKSRPIRSCEDERLGGAQHVGFGMSIIVLFLAILLFLICLGILKGLIGLLFFPKIGVCGMNLLVDLPRPIKKYQEPELAGCPVVYDVVGWPIHPQTGKRTVRPLSKNTEFCMNVIFFITYPVIIVVTLCSHICYKSYDEEGTDNNVYDNVNTVVFSECPAYQVDNVKEKCKCPKNCGGHDIYRDDDSAEEHDTRYVMEQMDDSSNRLKQ from the exons atgttaactATAAAATACTTCTTAGTGAcgtattttttcgttttaaatccAGTTTATGGTGGTTTTGAAGATAAGGTGGCTGAATTGGAGAAAAAAAGTCGTCCGATAAGATCATGCGAAGATGAACGACTTGGTGGAGCACAACACGTTGGGTTTGGAATGTCCATTATAGTGCTATTTTTAGCGATTTTACTTTTTCTAATTTGTCTGGGAATACTAAAAGGATTAATAGGATTGTTATTTTTCCCGAAAATCGGAGTGTGTGGAATGAATCTTCTTGTGGATCTTCCAAGaccgattaaaaaatatcaagaacCGGAATTAGCTGGTTGTCCGGTTGTTTATGACGTTGTTGGGTGGCCCATTCACCCACAAACCGGAAAAAGAACAGTTAGACCACTTTCGAa gaatacAGAGTTTTGTATGAATGTAATCTTCTTTATAACGTACCCAGTTATAATAGTAGTTACATTATGCTCCcatatttgttacaaaagcTATGACGAGGAGGGTACCGATAATAACGTCTACGACAACGTGAATACGGTGGTATTTTCCGAATGTCCAGCGTATCAAGTCGATAATGTCAAGGAAAAG TGTAAATGCCCTAAAAATTGTGGTGGCCACGATATTTATAGAGATGATGATTCTGCTGAAGAACATGATACTAGATATGTTATGGAACAAATGGATGATAGTTCAAATCGGTTAAAGCAATAA